The following proteins come from a genomic window of Microbacterium sulfonylureivorans:
- the mtrB gene encoding MtrAB system histidine kinase MtrB encodes MTAPITGVTATRTPLTGWRHWRAWPGNIAALWRRSLRFRTILVTFGLTALAVIVACVWMALAIQNDLFVSRKTQVLEDALRASTAAQQTLDSATTQSDSVQLQNVMTLVQGTLASQSSSDIDAAFRIGPPSPNAPQDFTSNLRFEAAISEPLREAVRASSDRQVWQSIAMPTEDGSTVPGIVVGQQLNVPGVGAYELYLAYDLENAPQTLGFVQSTLWIVGIGLVLLISGIAWFVLRSVTTPIGEAADTSAKLAAGELGVRLPVRGEDELATLGRSFNAMADSIESQIKELADLSLVQQRFVSDVSHELRTPLTTIRLAADMINDQRADFDPATARAAELLNNQVQRFETLLTDLLEISRYDAGSVQLELEATSLAHLAEDVIASMEQLAEQHGTDVRLVAPGGYSPVDMDPRRVRRVVRNLLGNAIEHGEGRPIVVTVDSDQQAIALGVRDYGLGMKPEEVERVFDRFWRADPSRTRTIGGTGLGLSIALGDARLHGGELAVWSELGRGTNFVLTLPRGRGPLTGPSPIPLDPGDDSIASVDDLGLTQPIKVPPTGAVDVRDAATRRGAS; translated from the coding sequence ATGACGGCCCCGATCACGGGGGTGACGGCCACCCGGACACCGCTGACCGGCTGGCGTCACTGGCGTGCTTGGCCGGGCAACATCGCGGCGCTGTGGCGGCGGTCGCTGCGATTCCGGACCATCCTCGTGACGTTCGGGCTCACAGCGCTCGCCGTGATCGTCGCCTGCGTGTGGATGGCGCTGGCGATCCAGAACGACCTGTTCGTGTCGCGCAAGACGCAGGTGCTCGAAGACGCGCTGCGCGCGAGCACCGCCGCCCAGCAGACACTCGACAGTGCGACGACGCAGAGCGACAGCGTCCAGCTCCAGAACGTCATGACCCTCGTTCAGGGCACCCTCGCGTCGCAGTCCTCGAGCGACATCGACGCCGCGTTCCGCATCGGCCCGCCGTCGCCGAACGCCCCTCAGGACTTCACCAGCAACCTCCGGTTCGAGGCCGCGATCAGCGAACCGCTCCGCGAAGCCGTGCGGGCGAGCTCCGATCGCCAGGTCTGGCAGTCGATCGCCATGCCCACCGAGGACGGCTCCACTGTGCCGGGGATCGTCGTCGGCCAGCAGCTGAACGTCCCCGGGGTCGGCGCCTACGAGCTCTACCTGGCGTACGACCTCGAGAACGCCCCGCAGACGCTCGGATTCGTGCAGAGCACCCTGTGGATCGTCGGCATCGGGCTCGTCCTCCTCATCAGCGGCATCGCATGGTTCGTGCTCCGGTCGGTGACGACGCCCATCGGCGAGGCGGCCGACACGAGCGCGAAGCTCGCGGCAGGCGAGCTCGGCGTGCGCCTGCCGGTGCGCGGCGAAGACGAGCTCGCGACCCTCGGCCGCTCGTTCAACGCGATGGCCGACAGCATCGAGTCGCAGATCAAGGAGCTCGCCGACCTCTCGCTCGTGCAGCAGAGGTTCGTGTCGGATGTCTCGCACGAGCTGCGCACGCCGCTCACGACCATCCGCCTCGCGGCCGACATGATCAACGACCAGCGCGCCGACTTCGACCCGGCCACGGCCCGGGCGGCAGAGCTGCTCAACAACCAGGTGCAGCGCTTCGAGACCCTGCTGACCGACCTGCTGGAGATCAGCCGGTACGACGCGGGCTCGGTGCAGCTCGAGCTCGAGGCGACGAGCCTCGCCCACCTCGCGGAGGATGTGATCGCGTCGATGGAGCAGCTCGCCGAGCAGCACGGGACCGATGTGCGCCTGGTGGCGCCCGGCGGCTACTCCCCCGTCGACATGGACCCGCGGCGCGTCCGTCGCGTCGTGCGCAACCTGCTCGGAAACGCGATCGAGCATGGCGAGGGACGCCCGATCGTCGTCACGGTCGACAGCGACCAGCAGGCGATCGCCCTCGGCGTGCGCGACTACGGTCTCGGGATGAAGCCGGAGGAGGTCGAGCGGGTGTTCGATCGCTTCTGGCGCGCCGATCCTTCACGCACGCGCACGATCGGCGGCACGGGCCTCGGTCTGTCGATCGCCCTCGGCGACGCCCGGCTGCACGGCGGCGAGCTCGCCGTGTGGTCGGAGCTCGGGAGGGGGACGAACTTCGTGCTCACGCTCCCGCGCGGCCGGGGCCCGCTCACGGGCCCCTCGCCGATCCCGCTCGATCCGGGCGACGACTCCATCGCGAGCGTCGACGACCTCGGCCTGACCCAGCCGATCAAGGTGCCGCCGACCGGCGCCGTGGACGTGCGGGATGCCGCCACCCGACGGGGTGCGTCATGA
- the mtrA gene encoding MtrAB system response regulator MtrA, protein MTSRILVVDDDTALAEMIGIVLRTEGFDTAFCADGSKAVDAWRTERPDLILLDLMLPGMDGIEICTRVRAESGVPIIMLTARTDTADVVKGLESGADDYIVKPFNPKELVARIKTRLRPASQPANDHLRIGDLTVDVAAHEVRRGDGPIALTPLEFELLVALASKPQQVFSREMLLEQVWGYHYKADTRLVNVHVQRLRAKVEQDPDNPKIVTTVRGVGYRAGAVV, encoded by the coding sequence ATGACTTCACGCATCCTGGTGGTCGACGACGACACCGCCCTCGCCGAGATGATCGGCATCGTGCTGCGCACGGAGGGCTTCGACACGGCGTTCTGCGCCGACGGCTCGAAGGCCGTGGACGCCTGGCGCACGGAGCGTCCCGACCTCATCCTCCTCGACCTCATGCTCCCGGGTATGGACGGCATCGAGATCTGCACGCGCGTGCGCGCCGAGTCGGGCGTGCCGATCATCATGCTCACCGCCCGCACCGACACGGCCGACGTCGTCAAGGGCCTCGAGTCCGGCGCCGACGACTACATCGTCAAGCCCTTCAATCCGAAGGAGCTCGTCGCGCGCATCAAGACCCGGCTGCGCCCGGCGAGCCAGCCGGCGAACGATCACCTCCGCATCGGCGACCTCACCGTCGACGTGGCCGCGCACGAGGTGCGCCGCGGCGACGGCCCCATCGCCCTTACCCCGCTCGAGTTCGAGCTGCTCGTCGCCCTCGCCTCGAAGCCGCAGCAGGTGTTCTCGCGCGAGATGCTGCTGGAGCAGGTCTGGGGCTACCACTACAAGGCCGACACCCGTCTGGTGAACGTGCACGTCCAGCGCCTGCGCGCCAAGGTCGAGCAGGACCCCGACAACCCGAAGATCGTGACCACGGTGCGCGGCGTGGGCTACCGCGCCGGCGCCGTCGTCTGA
- a CDS encoding glycerophosphoryl diester phosphodiesterase membrane domain-containing protein, protein MTAYPAWTPASRPGIIPLHPLSFGTILGRSFAALRQNPRVLLGFALIVQTLAYLVVLVAVIGVAFASFSRLDTLSPGTDEFEAVLAGSIAVTLVAGLVLGLAAGALGVIVQGIVVTEVAHAAVAEKLTLGALWRQVKPIAWRLIGYSLLLILAIVAVIAVAAIALAGIAVAAGPLAILFTILFVLAAIPLTWWLMIKLLLAPAAIILEHATIGRAIARSWTLTRGRFWPALGIILLISVVFGAVAQVISIPFSFLTTGLTTVIAPTGAVEPSAVIAIIVGGLLTQVVTLLLQSVAVVVQSTATAIIYIDCRMRHEGLDLDLLAYVERRDAGATALADPYREHVGRTITPRPGAYQPAYGPGYGAPAYPTPYGARPHAPAYPQPAYGQPGHGQPAGQPGYGQPPYAPPGYGQPAGQPAQTQPGHPQYGQPAYGQPPYGQPSHGQPTPATPMPPAVPATAPAPDPAPSGSEPAADPAPTTWTAPGAPADGVDRESPWA, encoded by the coding sequence GTGACCGCGTATCCGGCCTGGACACCGGCATCCCGACCGGGGATCATCCCGCTGCATCCGCTGTCGTTCGGCACGATCCTCGGGCGCTCGTTCGCGGCGCTGCGGCAGAACCCCCGCGTGCTCCTCGGATTCGCGCTCATCGTGCAGACCCTGGCGTATCTCGTCGTGCTCGTCGCCGTGATCGGCGTCGCGTTCGCGTCGTTCTCACGCCTCGACACGCTGTCTCCGGGCACCGACGAGTTCGAGGCGGTGCTCGCGGGGTCGATCGCCGTCACGCTCGTCGCGGGTCTCGTCCTGGGGCTGGCTGCCGGCGCGCTCGGGGTCATCGTGCAGGGCATCGTCGTCACGGAGGTCGCACACGCGGCCGTCGCCGAGAAGCTGACACTCGGCGCCCTGTGGCGCCAGGTGAAGCCCATCGCGTGGCGCCTGATCGGCTACTCGCTCCTGCTGATCCTCGCGATCGTCGCCGTCATCGCCGTCGCCGCGATCGCATTGGCCGGCATCGCCGTCGCCGCCGGCCCCCTCGCGATCCTCTTCACGATCCTGTTCGTCCTCGCGGCGATCCCGCTGACGTGGTGGCTGATGATCAAGCTGCTCCTCGCTCCCGCGGCGATCATCCTCGAGCACGCCACCATCGGGCGCGCGATCGCCCGGTCCTGGACGCTCACGCGGGGCCGCTTCTGGCCGGCACTCGGAATCATCCTCCTGATCTCCGTCGTGTTCGGCGCGGTCGCGCAGGTGATCAGCATCCCGTTCAGCTTCCTGACGACCGGGCTCACCACCGTCATCGCCCCGACGGGGGCGGTCGAGCCGTCGGCCGTCATCGCGATCATCGTCGGCGGCCTGCTCACGCAGGTCGTCACGCTTCTCCTGCAGTCGGTCGCCGTGGTCGTCCAGTCGACCGCCACCGCGATCATATACATCGACTGCCGCATGCGCCACGAGGGTCTCGACCTCGATCTGCTCGCGTACGTCGAGCGGCGGGATGCCGGAGCCACCGCACTCGCGGACCCCTACCGCGAGCACGTCGGGCGGACGATCACCCCCCGCCCAGGTGCGTACCAGCCGGCGTACGGCCCGGGCTACGGCGCGCCCGCATACCCGACCCCGTACGGCGCGCGCCCCCACGCTCCGGCCTACCCGCAGCCCGCGTACGGTCAGCCGGGCCACGGTCAGCCTGCCGGGCAGCCGGGCTACGGGCAGCCGCCGTACGCCCCGCCGGGCTACGGTCAGCCTGCCGGGCAGCCGGCGCAGACCCAACCGGGCCACCCGCAGTACGGACAGCCCGCTTACGGGCAACCGCCCTATGGACAGCCGAGCCACGGACAGCCGACGCCCGCCACCCCGATGCCCCCGGCCGTCCCCGCGACGGCACCCGCTCCCGACCCGGCGCCGTCCGGCTCCGAGCCCGCGGCCGATCCTGCGCCGACGACCTGGACTGCGCCGGGCGCCCCGGCCGACGGCGTCGACCGAGAGTCGCCGTGGGCTTGA
- a CDS encoding DUF4129 domain-containing protein: MGLTFGGAAVLAAVGRAVNEARAAEAVPPLTPDGDEARRWAEQELSDPVYDIAEPTPFDRIARAIAEFFENLFSTELSGQWGSAVAVVAAIVVIIVIVVAFAVWGVPRASRRAPGRAPALFGDEEHRSAAELRAAAASHARSGDWDAAIVLHFRALARGCTERGVVDTPPGATVHTFARAAGRAFPALADRLEAAATAFDDVRYLRRPGTAELYRLVSDTDAAVVAARPAVREEVPA; this comes from the coding sequence GTGGGCTTGACGTTCGGCGGTGCGGCGGTTCTCGCCGCCGTGGGCCGGGCCGTGAACGAAGCGCGCGCGGCCGAGGCGGTGCCGCCGCTCACCCCGGACGGCGACGAGGCCCGCAGATGGGCGGAGCAGGAGCTCTCCGACCCGGTGTACGACATCGCCGAGCCCACGCCGTTCGACCGCATCGCGCGGGCGATCGCGGAGTTCTTCGAGAACCTCTTCTCGACGGAGCTGTCGGGCCAGTGGGGGTCGGCCGTGGCGGTGGTCGCCGCGATCGTCGTCATCATCGTGATCGTCGTCGCCTTCGCTGTGTGGGGAGTGCCGCGCGCATCGCGGCGCGCACCGGGGCGGGCGCCCGCCCTGTTCGGCGACGAGGAGCACCGCTCCGCCGCCGAGCTGCGGGCGGCGGCGGCATCCCATGCCCGATCGGGTGACTGGGATGCCGCGATCGTGCTGCACTTCCGGGCGCTCGCGCGCGGATGCACCGAGCGCGGTGTCGTCGACACGCCGCCCGGCGCGACCGTCCACACGTTCGCGCGCGCCGCCGGGCGCGCCTTCCCCGCGCTCGCCGATCGCCTCGAAGCGGCCGCGACGGCGTTCGACGACGTGCGGTACCTGCGGCGCCCAGGCACCGCCGAGCTGTACCGCCTGGTCTCCGACACGGACGCCGCCGTCGTCGCGGCACGGCCGGCCGTTCGCGAGGAGGTGCCGGCGTGA
- a CDS encoding DUF4350 domain-containing protein: protein MSTTTDAPRTSDSVNPPAAPARRRSTVWIAIAAVLLLVGGIGAALAAAGEWSQRDELDPESAGPDGTRALVEVLRDHGVEVRVVRDRRAAADALATGPATLVIPDTPALSDDGLLTVTRAAADLVMIDPRSRALDLLSSGAEPAGVAPPGVVQPGCDLPDAVRSGGIEPGAVYLTADDDAVACYPSGDGHGLLVGEVDGRRIVAVDGTVLFTNERLADDGNAALAVNLIGRHPLVVWYQPGPGDTDLTDTDPTLGDLTPPWVSPVIVLLLVAGVAAGVWRGRRFGPLVAERLPVIVRASETTEGRARLYAQSRDALHAADQLRLGALERIGRLLGLGPAASAPEISDAAAGRTGIDRGEARRILIDDIPANDADLVSLSLRLRHLEDAVHAAVRPERNPR, encoded by the coding sequence GTGAGCACCACGACCGACGCGCCGCGCACCTCGGACTCAGTGAATCCACCCGCCGCGCCCGCCCGCCGGCGGAGCACCGTCTGGATCGCGATCGCCGCGGTGCTGCTCCTCGTCGGCGGCATCGGCGCCGCGCTCGCCGCGGCAGGAGAATGGTCGCAGCGGGACGAGCTCGACCCCGAGTCTGCGGGACCCGACGGAACGCGCGCGCTCGTCGAGGTGCTCCGCGACCACGGCGTCGAGGTCCGCGTCGTCCGGGATCGCCGCGCGGCCGCCGACGCCCTCGCGACCGGGCCCGCCACGCTCGTCATCCCCGACACCCCGGCGCTCTCCGACGACGGACTGCTCACGGTGACCCGCGCGGCCGCCGACCTCGTGATGATCGATCCGCGGTCGCGCGCCCTCGACCTGCTGAGCAGCGGCGCCGAGCCGGCCGGGGTCGCGCCGCCGGGCGTGGTCCAGCCGGGGTGCGACCTGCCGGATGCCGTGCGGTCCGGGGGGATCGAGCCCGGCGCCGTGTACCTGACGGCCGACGACGATGCCGTCGCGTGCTATCCGTCGGGCGACGGCCACGGCCTGCTCGTGGGCGAGGTCGACGGCCGGCGCATCGTCGCCGTCGACGGCACGGTGCTGTTCACCAACGAGCGCCTCGCCGACGACGGCAACGCCGCGCTCGCGGTCAACCTCATCGGACGGCATCCGCTCGTCGTCTGGTATCAGCCCGGCCCGGGAGACACCGACCTCACCGACACCGACCCGACGCTCGGCGATCTCACCCCGCCGTGGGTGAGCCCGGTGATCGTGCTGCTTCTGGTGGCCGGAGTCGCCGCCGGGGTCTGGCGCGGCCGGCGCTTCGGGCCCCTCGTCGCCGAGCGCCTGCCGGTGATCGTCCGCGCCTCCGAGACCACGGAGGGCCGCGCGCGCCTCTACGCGCAGTCGCGCGATGCCCTCCACGCGGCAGACCAGCTGCGTCTGGGCGCCCTCGAGCGCATCGGGCGCCTCCTCGGCCTCGGTCCCGCGGCGTCGGCGCCAGAGATCTCCGACGCGGCAGCCGGGCGCACGGGAATCGACCGCGGCGAGGCGCGCCGCATCCTCATCGACGACATCCCGGCGAACGACGCCGACCTCGTCTCCCTCAGCCTTCGACTGCGCCATCTCGAGGACGCCGTGCACGCGGCCGTCCGCCCGGAAAGGAACCCGCGATGA
- a CDS encoding AAA family ATPase, with protein sequence MTDTPPPHPATPDDAELREAMNRVRHEVGKAVIGQDGTVTGLLIALLSRGHVLLEGVPGVAKTLLVRAFSTALGLDTKRIQFTPDLMPGDVAGSMIYDARSGEFEFREGPVFTNVVLADEINRTPPKTQAALLEAMEERQVSTDGVTRPLPDPFLVAATQNPIEHEGTYTLPEAQLDRFLLKLIVEVPVRDAELAVLRRHANGFDPRDLAGAGLRPAASADEIRAAQRAAASVTVSDDVLGYVVDLAQATRRSPSVQLGVSPRAATALLAASKAWAWLGGYPAITPDHVQTMLVPTWRHRIRLRPDAELEGVSVDAVLGSVLQQTRVPI encoded by the coding sequence ATGACCGACACTCCCCCGCCGCACCCCGCCACCCCCGACGATGCCGAGCTGCGCGAGGCGATGAACCGGGTGCGCCACGAGGTGGGCAAGGCCGTGATCGGCCAGGACGGCACGGTGACCGGCCTGCTGATCGCGCTGCTCTCGCGCGGTCATGTGCTGCTGGAAGGCGTGCCCGGCGTCGCGAAGACGCTCCTCGTGCGAGCCTTCAGCACAGCCCTCGGCCTCGACACCAAGCGGATCCAGTTCACCCCCGACCTGATGCCGGGCGACGTCGCCGGATCGATGATCTACGACGCGCGCAGCGGCGAGTTCGAGTTCCGGGAGGGTCCCGTCTTCACGAACGTCGTGCTCGCCGACGAGATCAACCGCACGCCCCCGAAGACCCAGGCGGCTCTCCTCGAGGCGATGGAGGAGCGCCAGGTCTCGACCGACGGCGTCACCCGCCCGCTCCCCGACCCCTTCCTGGTCGCGGCGACGCAGAACCCGATCGAGCACGAGGGCACGTACACGCTGCCCGAGGCGCAGCTCGATCGGTTCCTCCTCAAGCTGATCGTCGAGGTGCCCGTCCGCGATGCCGAGCTCGCCGTGCTCCGTCGTCACGCGAACGGCTTCGATCCGCGCGACCTCGCGGGCGCGGGCCTGCGCCCCGCCGCGAGCGCGGATGAGATCCGCGCGGCGCAGCGGGCTGCGGCATCCGTCACCGTCTCCGACGACGTGCTGGGCTACGTCGTCGACCTCGCGCAGGCCACCCGCCGCAGCCCGTCGGTGCAGCTCGGGGTCAGCCCGCGCGCCGCGACGGCGCTGCTCGCCGCGTCGAAGGCGTGGGCCTGGCTCGGCGGCTACCCCGCCATCACGCCCGACCACGTCCAGACGATGCTCGTGCCGACGTGGCGTCACCGTATCCGCCTGCGCCCCGACGCCGAGCTCGAAGGCGTGTCGGTCGACGCGGTGCTGGGCTCGGTGCTGCAGCAGACCCGAGTGCCCATCTAG
- a CDS encoding DUF58 domain-containing protein, which translates to MYLTGRLPLLVALGAVPVVLLSTAGLDAWLAMAGWVLLCLVVALVDAAVAPDPRLVQVERRMPRRVLLGEPAVAEVGLRNTGSRTVRGRFRDAWQPTAGAPPERIPIVIPPGERRTSPLALLPRRRGELSTRFVVLRSDGPLRLAGRQARLDAVGAIRVLPPFTARRHLPSRLARLRELDGNTSVQVRGQGTEFDSLREYVRGDDVRSIDWRATARSSTTMLRTWRPERDRHVVIVVDTGRTSAARVGDGVRMDAAMEAALLLAALANRAGDHTHLLMFDRVTRARVTRVDGPALLPALVDAMAPVEPQLIDTDWDAAFAQVRALTSRPSLVVLLTAQDAAEAARGFLGSLPALSRRTHVLIGTVTEEATPREARPDAASVYREAAGEKTARDAATVAAAVGRAGAEAIADTPERLPPRIADRYLALKASGRL; encoded by the coding sequence ATGTACCTCACCGGACGCCTCCCGCTCCTCGTCGCCCTCGGCGCCGTGCCTGTCGTGCTGCTCTCGACGGCGGGTCTCGACGCGTGGCTGGCGATGGCCGGGTGGGTGCTCCTGTGCCTCGTCGTGGCCCTCGTCGACGCCGCCGTCGCCCCCGATCCGCGCCTGGTGCAGGTGGAGCGACGGATGCCGCGCCGCGTGCTCCTCGGCGAGCCCGCGGTCGCCGAGGTCGGGCTGCGCAACACCGGGTCGCGCACCGTGCGCGGGCGCTTCCGCGATGCCTGGCAGCCGACGGCGGGCGCCCCGCCGGAGCGGATCCCGATCGTGATTCCGCCCGGCGAGCGACGCACGTCGCCGCTGGCGCTGCTCCCCCGTCGACGCGGTGAGCTGTCCACGCGCTTCGTCGTCCTGCGCTCCGACGGTCCGCTGCGGCTCGCAGGGCGTCAGGCCCGGCTCGACGCGGTCGGCGCGATCCGCGTGCTGCCGCCCTTCACGGCGCGGCGGCACCTGCCGTCGAGACTCGCCCGGCTGCGCGAGCTCGACGGCAACACCAGCGTGCAGGTCCGCGGGCAGGGCACGGAGTTCGACAGCCTTCGCGAGTACGTCCGCGGCGACGACGTGCGCTCGATCGACTGGCGCGCGACTGCCCGCTCCAGCACGACGATGCTCCGCACCTGGCGGCCCGAGCGCGACCGTCATGTCGTGATCGTGGTCGACACCGGGCGCACCTCTGCGGCGCGAGTCGGGGACGGCGTCCGCATGGATGCCGCGATGGAGGCAGCACTCCTGCTCGCGGCGCTCGCGAACCGTGCGGGCGACCACACCCATCTGCTCATGTTCGACCGGGTCACCCGCGCACGCGTGACCCGTGTGGACGGCCCGGCGCTGCTGCCTGCGCTGGTCGACGCGATGGCGCCGGTGGAGCCGCAGCTGATCGACACCGACTGGGACGCCGCGTTCGCCCAGGTCCGTGCGCTCACCTCTCGGCCGTCGCTCGTCGTGCTGCTGACGGCCCAGGACGCCGCCGAGGCCGCACGCGGGTTCCTCGGCTCGCTCCCCGCGCTCAGCCGGCGCACCCACGTCCTGATCGGCACGGTGACCGAGGAGGCGACGCCCCGCGAGGCGCGTCCCGACGCGGCATCCGTCTACCGTGAGGCCGCGGGCGAGAAGACGGCACGGGATGCCGCGACCGTCGCGGCCGCGGTCGGACGCGCGGGCGCCGAGGCCATCGCCGACACGCCCGAGCGCCTGCCGCCGCGCATCGCCGACCGCTATCTCGCCCTGAAGGCGTCCGGGCGCCTCTGA
- the aqpZ gene encoding aquaporin Z gives MSDTTTKPSTVNKLVAEALGTFLLVFGSIGAALFASDFGTGANGSSLGIGFLGVSLAFGLTLLAGIYTWGPISGGHFNPAVTFGLAAAGRFPWKETPGYLVAQIIGGALGTTLIVLIGIFGPADWLANAQDSGFASNGFGEYSPGGFELGAAIIAEILFTAVFLLVILGVTHPQRGTAGFAGLAIGLTLTFIHLASIPIDNTSVNPARSIATAIYGGGAALGQLWVFIVFPLVGGLLAGFLHRALFEPKGSIPPAPAEARVK, from the coding sequence ATGTCGGATACCACCACCAAGCCCAGTACGGTGAACAAGCTCGTCGCAGAGGCTCTGGGAACGTTTCTGCTCGTCTTCGGCTCCATCGGCGCCGCCCTGTTCGCCTCGGACTTCGGCACCGGTGCGAACGGTTCGTCGCTCGGCATCGGGTTCCTGGGCGTCTCGCTCGCGTTCGGTCTGACGCTGCTCGCCGGCATCTACACGTGGGGCCCGATCTCGGGAGGCCACTTCAACCCGGCCGTGACCTTCGGCCTCGCGGCCGCGGGGCGCTTCCCGTGGAAGGAGACCCCCGGATACCTGGTCGCCCAGATCATCGGCGGCGCGCTGGGCACCACGCTGATCGTGCTGATCGGCATCTTCGGCCCGGCGGACTGGCTCGCCAACGCACAGGACAGCGGCTTCGCCAGCAACGGCTTCGGCGAGTACTCGCCCGGCGGCTTCGAGCTCGGCGCAGCGATCATCGCCGAGATCCTCTTCACGGCCGTGTTCCTGCTCGTGATCCTCGGCGTGACCCACCCGCAGCGCGGCACCGCCGGCTTCGCCGGGCTCGCGATCGGCCTCACTCTGACGTTCATCCACCTGGCCTCGATCCCGATCGACAACACGTCGGTCAACCCCGCCCGCTCGATCGCCACCGCGATCTACGGCGGCGGCGCGGCCCTCGGCCAGCTGTGGGTGTTCATCGTGTTCCCGCTCGTCGGCGGGCTTCTCGCCGGGTTCCTGCACCGTGCGCTCTTCGAGCCCAAGGGCAGCATCCCGCCCGCTCCGGCCGAAGCACGCGTCAAGTAG